One Prosthecobacter sp. SYSU 5D2 genomic window carries:
- a CDS encoding sigma-54 dependent transcriptional regulator gives MDILIVDDEASIRRATSLALDAAGHYVETAENGAVALKSLKESSFDLVLLDLYLGEESGLQVLETIRRDHPGVHVVIFTANATIPNAIEATRLGAVDFLEKPFSPDQLRQALKRIATLRTLERKVEELTTEVRTQAPPAQVVSKNPGLQRQLDVLFRAADTQASILILGESGTGKSMIARAIHDQSPFRDKPFVTVSCPSLSRELLESDLFGHVKGSFTGAMRDTWGKVKAAEGGTLFLDEIGELPLEIQPKLLRLLQEREYERLGETTPRKANVRVIAATNRDLKQWASEGRFREDLFYRLNVISATMPPLRDRPEDLVACAENFLKFFADQFRRKVRRFSPAAMVAVRNHPWPGNIRELRNAIERAVILAEGDEITPRDLPEASASASALNGHDHGAEVGQRISIEKLECEHIRRIMAATDSLQEAAEVLGIDAATLYRKRKRYQLDN, from the coding sequence ATGGACATTCTTATTGTTGATGACGAAGCCAGCATCCGCCGTGCCACCAGCCTGGCACTCGATGCCGCTGGACACTATGTTGAGACCGCAGAGAACGGTGCCGTTGCTCTGAAAAGTCTCAAAGAATCCTCCTTCGACCTCGTCTTGCTCGACCTTTATTTGGGCGAGGAAAGCGGCCTCCAGGTCCTGGAAACCATCCGCCGTGACCATCCCGGCGTGCACGTGGTCATTTTCACAGCCAATGCCACCATTCCCAATGCCATCGAGGCCACCCGCCTTGGTGCGGTGGATTTCCTGGAAAAGCCCTTCAGCCCGGACCAGCTCCGGCAGGCCCTCAAGCGCATCGCTACCCTCCGCACCCTGGAGCGCAAGGTCGAAGAGCTGACCACCGAAGTCCGCACGCAGGCCCCGCCAGCCCAGGTCGTCTCCAAAAACCCCGGCCTCCAGCGCCAGCTCGACGTTCTCTTTCGTGCTGCGGATACCCAGGCCTCCATCCTCATCCTTGGGGAAAGTGGCACCGGTAAAAGCATGATCGCGCGTGCCATCCATGACCAGAGCCCTTTCCGTGACAAACCTTTCGTCACCGTCAGCTGCCCCAGCCTCTCCCGGGAGCTTCTGGAAAGCGACCTCTTCGGCCACGTCAAAGGTTCCTTCACCGGCGCCATGCGTGACACTTGGGGCAAGGTCAAAGCGGCCGAAGGCGGCACATTGTTTCTGGATGAGATCGGCGAGCTGCCTCTCGAAATCCAGCCCAAGCTCCTCCGCCTCCTCCAGGAGCGCGAATACGAGCGCCTCGGCGAAACCACCCCGCGCAAGGCCAATGTCCGCGTCATCGCCGCCACTAACCGCGACCTCAAGCAATGGGCCTCCGAGGGTCGCTTCCGCGAAGACCTCTTCTATCGCCTCAACGTCATTTCCGCCACCATGCCTCCTCTGCGTGACCGGCCTGAGGATCTCGTGGCCTGCGCCGAAAACTTCCTGAAGTTCTTTGCCGACCAGTTCCGCCGCAAGGTCCGCCGCTTCAGCCCTGCGGCTATGGTCGCTGTCCGCAACCACCCCTGGCCGGGTAACATCCGCGAGCTGCGCAATGCCATCGAGCGCGCCGTCATCCTCGCCGAAGGTGATGAAATCACTCCTCGTGACCTCCCTGAAGCGTCGGCCAGTGCCTCCGCCCTCAACGGCCACGATCATGGGGCCGAAGTCGGCCAGCGCATCAGCATCGAGAAGCTGGAGTGCGAGCACATCCGCCGCATCATGGCCGCCACCGACTCCCTCCAGGAAGCCGCCGAAGTCCTCGGCATTGACGCCGCCACCCTCTACCGCAAACGCAAACGCTACCAGCTCGACAACTGA
- a CDS encoding response regulator, with translation MTEEPQPPLCPSTARGVVLVVDDQMQNIQVVGTVLTREGYEVIPATSGVQALQRIAARLPDLVLLDVVMPDMDGFAVCKRLRDHPDTAGLPVIFVSAANDSETIVRGLEAGGVDYITKPFNKAELLARVRTQVDLQRARETTSRILRERENIVSMVAHDLKNPLGAIRFSAQTLMELPPEKYSTANDLTSHIVTTCDQMLKFIDRFLNNRAQEADRDRMNTVHITTAQLKEMLSAWYPTAKRKNTTLSVRLPDEPLLASGDLFTVRQVVDNLMSNAVKFSPLGSQIVSRIHPKDGHLFIDIEDEGPGFTDSDLARIFQDYTRLSARPTGGESSTGLGLAIAKRGAARMGAELTIDNRPNRQGAIASLRLPLAANITP, from the coding sequence ATGACTGAAGAACCCCAGCCTCCCCTTTGTCCCAGCACCGCCCGCGGCGTCGTGCTTGTGGTGGATGACCAGATGCAAAACATCCAGGTCGTCGGTACCGTGCTCACCCGGGAGGGGTATGAAGTCATCCCTGCCACCAGCGGCGTCCAGGCCCTTCAGCGCATCGCCGCCCGTCTGCCGGATCTCGTCCTGCTGGATGTCGTCATGCCGGACATGGACGGCTTCGCCGTTTGCAAACGTCTCCGTGACCATCCGGACACCGCCGGTCTTCCCGTCATCTTCGTCTCCGCCGCCAATGATTCAGAAACCATCGTCCGCGGCCTGGAGGCCGGCGGCGTGGACTACATTACGAAGCCCTTTAACAAGGCCGAGCTGCTCGCCCGCGTCCGCACCCAGGTGGACCTCCAGCGTGCCCGCGAAACCACCTCCCGCATCCTTCGCGAGCGGGAAAACATCGTCAGCATGGTCGCCCATGATTTGAAGAATCCCCTCGGGGCCATCCGCTTCAGCGCCCAGACCCTCATGGAGCTGCCACCGGAAAAGTACAGCACCGCCAACGACCTCACCAGCCACATCGTCACGACCTGTGACCAGATGCTCAAGTTCATTGACCGCTTCCTCAACAACCGCGCCCAGGAGGCTGACCGCGACCGCATGAACACGGTCCACATCACCACCGCGCAGCTTAAAGAAATGCTCAGTGCCTGGTATCCCACTGCCAAGCGCAAAAATACCACCCTTTCAGTTAGGCTGCCGGATGAGCCTTTGCTCGCCAGCGGTGACCTTTTCACCGTCCGCCAGGTCGTGGACAATCTGATGAGCAATGCCGTCAAGTTCTCCCCCCTCGGCAGCCAGATCGTCTCCCGCATTCATCCCAAGGACGGCCACCTTTTCATTGATATCGAGGACGAAGGCCCCGGTTTTACCGATAGCGACCTCGCCCGCATTTTCCAGGATTACACCCGTCTCAGCGCCCGCCCCACCGGTGGCGAATCCTCCACCGGCCTTGGCCTTGCCATCGCCAAACGCGGCGCTGCCCGCATGGGTGCTGAGCTCACCATTGATAACCGGCCTAACCGTCAGGGTGCCATCGCCAGCCTCAGGCTGCCATTGGCCGCAAACATCACCCCCTGA
- a CDS encoding ATP-binding protein, whose translation MLRSWHGLFLIFTTLLLLLVMGTVIRSGRLAEEGSELVAHTDQVIGEYLKLRSVITEAESSTRGYAMTRQAGLLEPLKGVGAQTRVLMEKLVRLTADNPTQQRLLPELQTLVNQRLESLQTLADTAAASDADLPLRQIIIEESGVTDQMLQKMDEGILTERRLHSDREDQLQNVLRTMTVTGIGGSVLAVITGTVSFIMLQRSYRVALRTAELESEKERAIEADVQKSRFLANMSHEIRTPMNAIIGFADLLNGLVHDERARGYLRAIQSSGRSLLDLINDILDISRIEAGKLSLRPEPANVHEIVEGVAIVVKKLAEDKGLALETKIEKQVPKMLEVDALRLRQILLNLTSNAVKFTHKGKVKIHVSTLNEVKPGAACDLQITVSDTGVGIADEDRERIFSAFEQISSQSRSGAQGTGLGLSITRRLVELMDGDISVVSEPGKGSTFTLLLPGIPQSIETNDPPSDHSADFNRLRPATILVVDDNATNRELIAGYLHGTHHEMLFAQDGMEALELARTAKPDVILMDIRMPRMDGKWARQILREDDRTSSIPVIAQTASSMPEESARLREMFDGYLRKPFHQNQLYRELESVLGHVTMRFTTPRPDEHPPVDLPGLVMESLDASTTASWPGLAARLQVLEDGDISRFLDTFPMLEIASFGHQLHQEAARHDCPPLARYASALFEAAEAFEVDQVERLLRDFPAFSRRITGIKKSTHD comes from the coding sequence ATGCTTCGTTCCTGGCACGGCCTTTTTCTGATTTTCACCACCCTCCTTCTTCTGTTGGTCATGGGTACGGTGATCCGCAGCGGACGGCTGGCAGAAGAAGGCAGCGAGCTTGTGGCGCACACCGACCAGGTCATTGGTGAATACCTCAAACTTCGTTCGGTCATCACGGAAGCTGAATCTTCCACCCGCGGCTACGCCATGACCCGCCAGGCTGGTCTTCTTGAACCCTTGAAGGGGGTCGGCGCACAGACCCGCGTGCTCATGGAAAAGCTCGTTCGCCTCACAGCTGATAATCCCACCCAGCAGCGCCTCCTGCCTGAACTCCAGACCCTCGTCAATCAGCGCCTGGAGTCCCTGCAAACCCTCGCGGACACCGCCGCCGCCAGCGATGCCGATCTCCCGCTGCGTCAGATCATCATTGAGGAATCGGGGGTCACTGACCAGATGCTGCAGAAAATGGATGAAGGCATCCTGACTGAGCGCCGCCTTCACTCGGACCGCGAGGACCAGCTCCAGAATGTCCTCCGCACCATGACCGTCACCGGCATCGGCGGGAGTGTTCTGGCCGTCATCACCGGAACCGTCAGTTTCATCATGCTCCAGCGCAGTTACCGCGTCGCCCTCCGCACCGCCGAGCTCGAATCTGAAAAGGAACGTGCCATTGAGGCCGATGTCCAAAAGTCGCGCTTCCTGGCCAACATGAGCCACGAAATCCGCACCCCGATGAATGCCATCATCGGTTTTGCCGACCTGCTCAACGGCCTCGTTCATGACGAACGCGCACGCGGTTACCTCCGCGCCATCCAGAGCAGCGGACGCTCCCTCCTGGACCTCATCAATGATATTCTGGACATCTCCCGCATTGAAGCCGGTAAGCTCTCCCTGCGGCCCGAGCCGGCGAATGTCCACGAAATCGTCGAAGGGGTCGCCATCGTCGTCAAAAAACTGGCTGAGGACAAAGGCCTCGCCCTGGAAACCAAGATCGAAAAACAGGTCCCCAAAATGCTGGAAGTGGATGCCCTCCGCCTCCGCCAGATCCTGCTGAACCTCACCAGCAACGCCGTCAAATTTACCCATAAAGGCAAGGTGAAGATCCACGTTAGCACCTTGAATGAAGTGAAGCCAGGTGCCGCGTGTGACCTCCAAATAACCGTTAGCGACACCGGCGTCGGCATTGCCGATGAAGACCGCGAGCGCATCTTCTCCGCCTTTGAGCAGATCAGCTCCCAGAGCCGCAGCGGGGCCCAGGGGACCGGCCTCGGCCTCAGCATCACCCGCCGTCTGGTGGAGCTCATGGATGGCGATATCAGCGTCGTCAGCGAGCCTGGAAAAGGCAGCACCTTCACCCTCCTCCTTCCCGGCATTCCCCAAAGTATAGAGACCAATGATCCCCCCAGCGACCACTCGGCGGATTTCAACCGCCTTCGTCCTGCCACGATTCTCGTCGTGGATGACAATGCCACCAACCGCGAGCTTATTGCCGGTTACCTTCATGGTACCCATCACGAAATGCTCTTCGCTCAGGATGGCATGGAGGCGCTGGAGCTGGCCCGCACCGCCAAGCCGGATGTCATCCTCATGGACATCCGCATGCCCCGCATGGACGGTAAATGGGCCCGGCAGATTTTGCGGGAGGATGACCGCACTTCCAGCATTCCCGTCATCGCCCAGACCGCCTCCTCCATGCCGGAGGAATCTGCCCGGTTGAGAGAAATGTTCGACGGTTACCTGCGCAAGCCCTTCCACCAGAACCAGCTCTACCGTGAGCTGGAATCCGTGCTCGGCCATGTCACCATGCGCTTCACCACCCCCCGTCCGGACGAGCACCCGCCCGTGGACCTTCCTGGCCTCGTCATGGAGTCGCTGGATGCCAGCACCACCGCTTCCTGGCCGGGCCTCGCCGCCCGCCTTCAAGTGCTGGAAGACGGGGACATCTCCCGTTTCCTGGACACCTTCCCCATGCTGGAAATCGCCAGCTTTGGCCACCAGCTCCATCAGGAGGCAGCCCGCCACGACTGTCCGCCCCTGGCCCGCTACGCCAGCGCCCTCTTTGAGGCCGCTGAAGCTTTTGAGGTGGACCAGGTAGAGCGTCTTCTGCGCGATTTCCCCGCCTTTTCCCGTCGCATCACCGGCATCAAAAAATCAACTCATGACTGA
- a CDS encoding DUF3096 domain-containing protein, with protein sequence MNVHITPIMSIIAGLCVLIFPHLLNYVVGIYLVLTGVLALIN encoded by the coding sequence ATGAATGTCCACATTACACCCATCATGTCCATCATCGCAGGGCTCTGCGTGCTCATCTTTCCCCACCTGCTGAACTACGTCGTGGGCATCTATCTCGTCCTCACCGGGGTGCTTGCCCTCATTAACTAA
- a CDS encoding entericidin A/B family lipoprotein, which translates to MNTSNTPNPVFNAGGEENTARNLGYFIFVFGMFILTMSFLSSCNTTRGFGRDVQKVGNTIEQEAARVQSGR; encoded by the coding sequence ATGAACACCTCCAATACCCCCAATCCCGTCTTCAATGCAGGTGGTGAAGAAAACACCGCCCGGAACCTCGGCTACTTCATCTTCGTTTTTGGCATGTTCATTTTGACCATGTCTTTCCTCAGCAGCTGCAACACCACCCGCGGTTTTGGCCGCGACGTCCAGAAAGTCGGGAACACCATCGAGCAAGAGGCTGCACGCGTTCAGTCTGGTCGTTAA
- a CDS encoding putative zinc-binding metallopeptidase: protein MRTYLCICGQPVFFNNSVCISCGRAVGFDPVSRDMRELDMTGEEGVLQQALVPAPQKRSLFRRAPKAPAPPLYRFCGNLHTCGCNWLLPADTDPAALCPSCVTTRVIPDLSLTGNSERWIRLETAKRRLLFTLLDLGLWGPNAPVQPVLPMTFDFLQNLPGQPAVLTGHVNGVITLNVEEADDALREKTRLEMREPYRSLLGHFRHESGHYYWEILIRGTPWIEEYRALFGDESSDYAAALQNNYTQGPPPGWEENHISAYAASHPWEDWAETWAHWLHMRDTLETAEAAQCQSNIVQPKIDAALLCEEGQTPTPEMQAFCDRISRWVALTTLVNELTRSMGQPDAYPFVCGGQVLKKLYFIDRVISSVK from the coding sequence ATGAGGACCTACCTTTGCATCTGCGGCCAGCCAGTCTTCTTTAACAACAGCGTCTGCATTTCCTGCGGACGTGCTGTCGGTTTTGACCCCGTGTCCCGGGACATGCGCGAGTTGGACATGACCGGTGAAGAAGGTGTACTTCAGCAGGCACTTGTTCCCGCCCCTCAGAAGCGCAGCCTCTTCCGCCGTGCCCCGAAGGCCCCCGCGCCTCCATTGTACCGGTTCTGTGGCAATCTCCACACCTGCGGCTGCAACTGGCTCCTTCCCGCTGATACGGATCCCGCCGCCCTCTGCCCTTCCTGTGTCACCACCCGGGTCATCCCCGACCTCTCACTGACTGGAAATTCCGAACGCTGGATCCGCCTGGAAACGGCCAAGCGCCGGCTGCTTTTTACACTGCTGGATCTAGGTCTTTGGGGCCCGAATGCCCCCGTGCAGCCTGTGCTGCCCATGACCTTTGATTTCCTGCAAAACCTCCCCGGCCAGCCAGCCGTGCTCACCGGCCATGTCAATGGCGTCATCACCCTGAATGTCGAGGAAGCCGACGATGCGTTGCGGGAAAAAACCCGCTTGGAAATGCGTGAGCCCTACCGCTCCCTTCTCGGTCACTTCCGCCATGAGTCCGGCCATTATTATTGGGAAATTCTGATCCGTGGCACCCCCTGGATTGAAGAATACCGCGCCCTTTTTGGGGATGAAAGCTCCGACTATGCAGCCGCCCTCCAGAACAACTACACCCAGGGTCCTCCCCCCGGCTGGGAGGAAAATCACATCAGCGCTTATGCCGCCTCCCATCCCTGGGAAGACTGGGCTGAAACCTGGGCCCACTGGCTCCACATGCGCGATACCCTGGAGACTGCCGAGGCCGCTCAATGCCAGAGCAATATCGTTCAGCCGAAGATTGATGCGGCTCTGCTCTGTGAGGAAGGCCAGACCCCCACTCCGGAAATGCAGGCATTTTGTGACCGCATCAGCCGCTGGGTGGCTCTCACCACCCTCGTCAATGAACTCACCCGCAGCATGGGCCAGCCAGATGCCTACCCCTTCGTCTGCGGCGGGCAGGTGCTCAAAAAGCTCTACTTCATAGACCGCGTCATCAGCTCGGTGAAGTGA
- a CDS encoding AI-2E family transporter, whose product MEALQLQLAPLIRLATVFLTVAMLSMGREFFIPLALAALFAFLLKPVVSFFNHKLHFTRSLAVVTVTILSFSVLGALIWGLGVQLHELAKDLPGYRNTMHQRMLAFRQVGEGGVLERLQSLVTEISNAPASQEREAFGVEKEETPVLIEKSTSRLEEGAMSAVGYIADSLGIAAVVIVFVIFMLLRQQDVRNRVIHLVGYSRLTTTTRALDEAASRVSRYLLMQTLINSVYGLLLALGFWAIGLPYMILWGAMAAILRFVPYIGPWIAAILPLALSLAVFDGWTQPLLVLTLITSLELLTNMILEPMLYGQSAGVSDLSLLVAIVFWTWVWGPVGLLLATPLTVCLVVFAKYIPELRFIEILMGEKSEVQPALLVYQRLLVGDIEEAEQFVRESAKDIGQEKTVDTVLLPAAVHARREMLAGRLTKEESKEILDTLATLSSDSIMDESLAPSFVAKRPLVLCRSFDTAADAIALRWLSQTLAPSGVQWESIPNSALVSEVIAQVEELKPDMVCISAMPPGVSSTAQLLCKRLRHRFPELKILLARWGARRVEATTDTGASWVVSTTESARERFQDAFHLEKTDLPAE is encoded by the coding sequence ATGGAAGCCCTGCAACTTCAGCTGGCTCCGCTTATCCGGCTCGCCACGGTGTTTCTCACCGTGGCGATGCTGTCCATGGGCAGGGAGTTTTTCATCCCTCTGGCATTGGCGGCGCTGTTCGCCTTTTTGCTGAAGCCTGTCGTCTCCTTTTTCAACCACAAGCTCCACTTCACCCGCAGCCTGGCCGTCGTCACGGTCACCATCCTATCCTTTTCAGTTCTGGGCGCTCTCATTTGGGGGCTCGGTGTGCAGCTTCATGAGCTGGCCAAAGACCTGCCTGGCTATCGCAATACCATGCATCAGCGCATGCTCGCCTTCCGTCAGGTGGGGGAGGGCGGTGTGCTGGAGCGGCTGCAGAGCCTCGTGACTGAGATCTCCAACGCCCCAGCCAGCCAGGAGCGTGAAGCTTTTGGTGTGGAGAAGGAAGAAACTCCTGTCCTCATCGAAAAATCGACCAGCCGCCTGGAGGAAGGTGCCATGTCCGCAGTCGGCTACATCGCGGACAGCCTCGGCATAGCCGCAGTGGTCATCGTCTTTGTCATCTTCATGCTGCTGCGCCAGCAGGATGTTCGCAACCGCGTCATCCATCTTGTCGGTTACAGCCGCCTCACCACCACCACCCGCGCCCTGGATGAAGCCGCCTCCCGTGTCAGCCGTTATCTGCTCATGCAGACGCTCATCAACAGCGTGTATGGCCTCCTGCTCGCATTAGGCTTCTGGGCCATCGGACTTCCGTATATGATCCTTTGGGGCGCCATGGCTGCCATTCTGCGTTTTGTGCCTTACATTGGTCCCTGGATTGCCGCCATTCTCCCCCTCGCTCTCAGTCTTGCCGTCTTTGACGGGTGGACCCAGCCCCTCCTGGTCCTCACTTTGATTACCAGTTTGGAATTGCTCACCAACATGATTCTGGAGCCCATGCTTTATGGTCAGAGTGCGGGTGTTTCCGACTTGTCCCTGCTGGTTGCCATCGTTTTCTGGACATGGGTCTGGGGTCCGGTGGGCCTGCTTCTCGCCACTCCATTGACCGTCTGCCTCGTCGTCTTTGCCAAATACATCCCAGAACTCCGTTTCATCGAAATCCTCATGGGTGAAAAATCAGAGGTCCAGCCCGCCCTGCTGGTTTATCAGCGGCTCCTCGTCGGGGATATTGAAGAGGCTGAGCAGTTCGTCCGCGAATCCGCCAAAGACATCGGCCAGGAAAAAACCGTGGATACCGTCCTGTTGCCCGCTGCGGTTCATGCCCGCCGTGAAATGCTGGCCGGACGCCTTACCAAAGAGGAGTCCAAGGAGATTCTGGATACCCTCGCAACCCTTTCCTCAGATTCCATCATGGATGAGAGCCTTGCCCCGTCGTTTGTAGCAAAGCGGCCTCTGGTTCTCTGCCGAAGTTTTGATACGGCCGCAGATGCCATTGCCCTGCGCTGGCTCTCTCAGACCCTGGCGCCCAGCGGCGTTCAGTGGGAGTCCATTCCAAACTCCGCCCTCGTCTCAGAAGTCATCGCCCAGGTGGAGGAGCTTAAGCCCGACATGGTTTGCATCAGCGCCATGCCTCCCGGCGTCAGCAGCACCGCCCAGCTTCTCTGCAAACGCCTGCGTCATCGCTTTCCGGAATTGAAAATCCTCCTGGCCCGCTGGGGTGCGCGCAGGGTGGAGGCAACAACCGATACCGGGGCCTCCTGGGTCGTCAGTACCACAGAAAGCGCACGCGAACGTTTTCAGGACGCTTTTCATCTGGAAAAGACGGACCTGCCTGCGGAATGA
- a CDS encoding lmo0937 family membrane protein: protein MLYTIAVILLILWLLGLVTSYTLSGFIHILLVIAIVVILLRVIQGRKPL, encoded by the coding sequence ATGTTATACACCATCGCCGTCATTCTTCTTATCCTCTGGCTGCTGGGTCTTGTGACCAGCTACACCCTCAGTGGTTTCATTCACATCCTGCTGGTGATCGCCATCGTGGTCATCCTGCTGCGCGTCATCCAGGGCCGCAAACCTCTTTGA
- a CDS encoding GspE/PulE family protein: MKNIRQALVQCLEASGGSGIPLPVATPSSSVINQLLDTGALDEESFLSQLAARVGLGYVSVPLPDSADAPEMKRLLPPRVALKHRLLPLKIEENEDTGSKKLIVAAYDPFDLIGRQAVAREVDAPVRWQIAPRKRLLNAMRDFYGVGADTFEEILKGRDVDGSDLEQRDEANIIDADDEEASVVKFVNTVIREALEQQATDIHVEPMEEKLRMRYRIDGRLREVPVPENIKQLQQSVIARLKVMAKLDIAERRLPQDGRISLQIAGQLIDVRVATIPSVEGESISLRLLGQEKFNLDKLRIETDLRGEIEVLLKKPNGIILVTGPTGSGKSTTLYTFLSQLNTEHRRIVTIEDPVENKLPGVVQIAVRPEIELTFATGLRSILRGDPNVVMVGEMRDLETAEIAIRAALTGHLVFSTLHTNNAIGGIMRLVDMGVEPFLVATSVRAFIAQRLVRLLCTVCREPEPDAEMKLRELKYTGPIRTQVYRAKEGGCEACRHTGYKGRMSIYELVRLTPAMGELITHKASSSQLMVQAYKDGYRPMREYGVRKVLDGNTTIEEVISVTVAESEQ; the protein is encoded by the coding sequence ATGAAAAATATTCGCCAAGCCCTGGTGCAGTGTCTTGAGGCCTCCGGCGGATCCGGCATCCCGCTGCCTGTCGCCACCCCCAGCTCCTCCGTCATCAACCAGCTCCTGGATACCGGGGCGCTGGATGAAGAATCCTTTCTTTCCCAGTTGGCCGCGCGGGTGGGCCTGGGCTACGTCTCCGTACCTCTGCCAGACAGCGCGGATGCGCCTGAAATGAAGCGCCTGCTGCCTCCGCGTGTAGCTTTGAAGCACCGTCTGCTGCCCTTGAAGATCGAGGAAAACGAGGACACGGGGAGCAAGAAGCTCATCGTGGCCGCCTATGATCCCTTTGACCTCATCGGCCGGCAGGCCGTGGCCCGCGAGGTGGACGCGCCCGTGCGCTGGCAGATCGCCCCGCGTAAAAGGCTGCTGAATGCGATGCGTGACTTTTACGGGGTGGGGGCGGACACATTTGAAGAAATTCTCAAAGGCCGCGACGTGGACGGCTCTGACCTGGAGCAGCGGGATGAGGCCAACATCATTGACGCGGATGATGAAGAGGCCTCCGTGGTGAAGTTTGTGAACACGGTCATCCGTGAGGCGCTGGAGCAGCAGGCCACGGACATTCACGTGGAGCCGATGGAAGAAAAGCTGCGCATGCGCTACCGCATTGACGGCCGCCTGCGTGAGGTGCCGGTACCAGAGAACATCAAGCAGCTCCAGCAGTCCGTGATCGCACGTCTGAAGGTGATGGCCAAGCTGGACATCGCCGAGCGCCGCCTGCCGCAGGACGGACGCATCAGTTTGCAGATCGCCGGACAGCTCATTGACGTGCGTGTGGCGACGATCCCGAGCGTGGAAGGGGAGAGCATTTCGCTTCGTTTGTTAGGCCAGGAAAAGTTCAACCTGGACAAGTTGCGGATCGAGACGGACCTGCGGGGTGAAATTGAAGTGCTGCTCAAGAAACCCAACGGTATCATCCTGGTGACAGGTCCCACGGGGTCCGGCAAGTCCACGACACTTTACACTTTCCTGAGCCAGCTCAATACGGAGCACCGGCGCATCGTGACTATTGAAGACCCGGTTGAAAACAAGCTGCCGGGCGTGGTGCAGATCGCCGTGAGGCCTGAGATTGAGCTGACTTTTGCCACCGGCCTGCGCAGCATTCTGCGTGGTGACCCCAACGTGGTCATGGTGGGGGAAATGCGCGACCTGGAGACGGCGGAAATCGCCATCCGTGCCGCCCTGACGGGGCATTTGGTGTTCAGCACGCTGCACACCAATAACGCCATCGGCGGCATCATGCGTCTGGTGGACATGGGTGTGGAGCCGTTCCTGGTGGCCACGTCCGTGCGGGCCTTCATTGCCCAGCGCCTGGTGCGGCTTTTGTGCACCGTTTGCCGCGAGCCTGAGCCAGATGCTGAGATGAAGCTGCGCGAGCTGAAATACACCGGTCCCATTCGCACGCAGGTTTACCGTGCCAAAGAAGGCGGCTGCGAAGCCTGTCGTCATACCGGGTATAAAGGCCGTATGTCCATCTATGAACTCGTGCGGCTGACGCCGGCGATGGGAGAGCTGATCACCCACAAGGCCAGCAGCTCACAGCTCATGGTACAGGCCTACAAAGACGGTTACCGGCCCATGCGTGAATACGGCGTGCGCAAGGTGCTCGACGGGAATACCACCATTGAGGAAGTCATCAGCGTGACGGTAGCGGAATCCGAGCAGTGA
- a CDS encoding class I SAM-dependent methyltransferase, which yields MTPTLAQLENIAALCDRRWDFFYTRSKLASDPVYQAVVREIGQSDLPVLDIGCGIGLLAHYLRTCGHTAPITGFDYDKRKITSAEEMVVKSGHQGLAFSAGDARTGLPDFDGHVVILDILQFFTPDEQNALLTAAAARVAPGGKLVIRTCLRDSSGRYKITVLGDYIAKFTFWMKDAPTAYPDAQQFNEVLSAAGLQVKISPLWGGTPFNNHLIVAQR from the coding sequence ATGACGCCCACCCTGGCCCAACTTGAAAACATCGCCGCGCTCTGTGACAGACGCTGGGACTTCTTTTACACCCGTTCCAAACTGGCCAGCGATCCGGTTTACCAGGCGGTGGTACGGGAGATCGGTCAGAGCGACCTGCCAGTGCTGGACATCGGCTGCGGCATCGGCCTGCTGGCGCATTACCTGCGCACCTGCGGACATACGGCACCGATCACGGGATTTGACTATGACAAGCGCAAGATCACCAGCGCTGAGGAAATGGTGGTGAAGTCAGGGCATCAGGGGCTGGCTTTTTCTGCCGGCGATGCGCGTACGGGCCTGCCGGACTTTGACGGGCATGTGGTGATTTTGGACATTTTGCAGTTTTTCACGCCGGATGAGCAGAATGCGCTGCTGACGGCGGCGGCGGCACGGGTGGCCCCCGGGGGAAAGCTGGTCATCCGCACCTGCCTGCGGGACAGCTCTGGGCGGTATAAGATCACGGTGCTGGGCGATTACATCGCCAAATTCACCTTCTGGATGAAAGATGCGCCGACGGCGTATCCGGATGCGCAGCAGTTCAATGAGGTGCTTTCGGCGGCAGGCTTGCAGGTGAAGATTTCGCCACTCTGGGGGGGGACGCCTTTCAATAATCATCTGATTGTGGCCCAACGATGA